One genomic region from Henningerozyma blattae CBS 6284 chromosome 2, complete genome encodes:
- the RPL42B gene encoding 60S ribosomal protein eL42 (similar to Saccharomyces cerevisiae RPL42B (YHR141C) and RPL42A (YNL162W); ancestral locus Anc_2.95), producing the protein MVNVPKTRKTYCKGKNCRKHTQHKVTQYKAGKASLFAQGKRRYDRKQSGFGGQTKPVFHKKAKTTKKVVLRLECVACKTKAQLTLKRCKHFELGGEKKQKGAALQF; encoded by the exons ATGG TTAACGTTCCAAAGACCAGAAAGACTTACTGTAAGGGTAAAAACTGTCGTAAACACACCCAACATAAGGTTACTCAATACAAGGCTGGTAAGGCTTCCTTGTTCGCCCAAGGTAAGAGACGTTATGACCGTAAACAATCTGGTTTCGGTGGTCAAACTAAGCCTGTTTTCCACAAGAAAGCTAAGACTACCAAGAAGGTCGTTTTAAGATTAGAATGTGTTGCTTGTAAGACCAAGGCCCAATTAACCTTGAAGAGATGTAAGCATTTCGAATTAGGTGGTGAAAAGAAGCAAAAGGGTGCTGCTTTACAATTTTAA
- the MEP2 gene encoding ammonium permease MEP2 (similar to Saccharomyces cerevisiae MEP2 (YNL142W); ancestral locus Anc_2.99): MSYNFTQQPTTIGTGGDSLTTDLNTPYQLANMLWLGVGAAGVWLMVPGIGFFYSGLSRKKHALSLLWASLMAVSVVIFQWFFWGYSLAFSHNTKGHGFIGSLQFIGFRNVLGAPSSVSSVPDIVFAVFQGMFAAVTGALLLGGAFERARFLPMMIFIFIWITVVYCPIACWTWNADGWLAVLGSLDYAGGGPVHIASGHGALIYALILGKRNDPLTGSGLPKYKPHSMTSVVLGTIFLWFGWQFFNPGSAGNASIRAWYSAMSTNLAAACGGLTWMVIDYFRSGGKWTTVGLCSGILAGLVGITPAAGFVPLWASVIIGIITAIGCNLAVDLKLLLRIDDGLDVWALHGVGGCIGSVFTGIFAADYINATAGEYISPIKGGWINHHWKQVGYQLAAICSTIIWTVVCTGIILLLMNQIPHLRLRLRPEDEELGTDEVEIGEFTYEERVIYTPTSHSPESPSDSDSGIVKTEIQDNESDMVSQESTNDEETHNADSEEETAMSHTSSHPMEV, from the coding sequence ATGTCTTATAATTTTACACAACAGCCTACAACCATTGGAACAGGGGGTGACTCCCTAACTACAGATCTTAACACCCCGTACCAATTGGCAAATATGCTATGGCTAGGTGTTGGTGCAGCTGGTGTTTGGTTAATGGTACCCGGTATTGGTTTCTTCTATTCAGGACTTTCAAGAAAAAAGCATGCATTATCCCTTCTATGGGCTTCTCTAATGGCAGTTTCTGTTGTTATTTTCCAATGGTTTTTCTGGGGCTATTCACTTGCATTTTCTCATAATACTAAAGGCCACGGATTCATTGGCTCATTACAGTTTATTGGGTTCAGAAATGTATTAGGGGCGCCCTCATCAGTTAGCTCCGTACCAGACATTGTATTTGCTGTGTTCCAAGGGATGTTTGCAGCTGTTACAGGTGCATTGCTGTTGGGTGGTGCCTTTGAAAGAGCAAGATTTCTTCCTATGatgatatttatattcatcTGGATTACCGTAGTATACTGTCCAATTGCTTGTTGGACTTGGAATGCAGATGGTTGGCTAGCAGTGCTAGGTTCACTAGATTATGCAGGAGGTGGACCTGTACATATTGCATCAGGTCATGGCGCACTAATCTACGCTTTGATTCTAGGTAAAAGAAATGATCCTTTAACTGGGTCAGGGCTTCCAAAATATAAACCACATTCTATGACATCAGTGGTTTTAggaacaatatttttatggTTTGGCTGGCAATTTTTCAATCCAGGTTCTGCAGGTAATGCCTCCATTAGAGCTTGGTATTCTGCTATGTCAACAAATTTAGCTGCTGCATGTGGTGGTTTAACTTGGATGgttattgattattttagATCAGGAGGTAAATGGACAACCGTAGGGTTATGCTCCGGAATTCTAGCAGGATTAGTTGGGATTACTCCAGCTGCTGGGTTTGTACCATTATGGGCATCAGTTATCATCGGTATTATAACAGCCATTGGATGCAACCTAGCAGTGGATCTTAAATTACTTCTTAGAATTGATGATGGGCTGGATGTTTGGGCACTTCATGGTGTTGGTGGATGTATTGGATCTGTCTTCACTGGTATATTTGCTGCTGATTATATCAATGCTACTGCAGGTGAATATATATCTCCTATAAAAGGTGGTTGGATTAACCATCACTGGAAACAAGTTGGGTATCAATTGGCAGCGATTTGTTCTACTATTATATGGACAGTAGTTTGTACAGGGATAATTCTTCTATTAATGAATCAAATACCTCATTTAAGGTTAAGATTAAGGCCTGAGGATGAAGAATTAGGTACCGATGAAGTAGAAATTGGTGAATTTACTTATGAAGAGCGTGTAATTTACACACCAACATCTCATAGTCCTGAATCCCCCTCTGATAGCGATTCTGGAATTGTAAAAACTGAAATACAGGATAATGAATCAGATATGGTGAGTCAGGAATCTActaatgatgaagaaacaCACAATGCTGATTCCGAAGAGGAAACTGCCATGTCACATACATCTTCTCATCCTATGGAAGTTTAA
- the TBLA0B00940 gene encoding uncharacterized protein (similar to Saccharomyces cerevisiae YHR140W; ancestral locus Anc_2.97), with protein MKLTADDASTLVLPQTTTSLIINVISLISASYGLNRASALPLPPTLAKAGDKQFLTNISVIATILSNIAGICNYFIQRRQHKDYKIGYPCDGKKRANFVSRHLLLPLALVLETIVPLVYWPLRLFFINLIMQGADEVDHYPIPVLVDVAIHLFPFIALFADHYLSGSDNKFILSNSVALVVVTTLGIAYNRWLAFIIDFEAGQKNPYPFLDVREPFRSVIFACVTTVAWGCYALYQKYPPRRELPINLGEKKLL; from the coding sequence atgaaattaacaGCAGATGATGCATCAACTCTAGTGTTGCCACAGACAACCACTTCATTAATTATCAACGTTATTTCTTTGATTTCTGCAAGTTACGGCCTTAATAGAGCAAGTGCATTACCCCTACCACCAACATTAGCAAAGGCTGGTGACAAACAATTCTTAACAAATATCTCAGTAATAGCAACAATTCTGAGTAACATTGCTGGTATTTGCAACTATTTTATCCAAAGAAGACAACATAAAGATTACAAGATTGGGTATCCCTGTGATGGTAAAAAGAGAGCAAATTTTGTCTCAAGACATTTGCTATTACCTTTAGCTTTGGTTTTAGAAACGATCGTTCCATTAGTATATTGGCCATTGagattatttttcataaacTTAATCATGCAAGGTGCAGATGAAGTTGACCATTACCCAATCCCAGTTCTCGTAGATGTGGCAATCCATTTATTCCCCTTTATAGCTTTGTTTGCTGATCACTATTTATCAGGATCAGACAATAAGTTTATCCTTTCAAATTCAGTGGCGTTGGTCGTTGTCACTACTTTGGGAATCGCTTACAACAGATGGTTAGCATTCATAATCGACTTTGAAGCAGGCCAAAAGAACCCTTATCCTTTCTTAGATGTTCGCGAACCATTCAGATCCGTTATCTTTGCCTGTGTCACAACAGTCGCTTGGGGATGTTATGCCTTGTATCAAAAGTATCCTCCACGTAGAGAACTTCCAATCAATTTAGGTGAAAAGAAACTgctttga
- the SPS100 gene encoding Sps100p (similar to Saccharomyces cerevisiae SPS100 (YHR139C) and YGP1 (YNL160W); ancestral locus Anc_2.98) translates to MKLQITLTSVLLTSTVLASPIQNKRDISNILDAASQKQFTIASQVYSTQNSFLPETSDSIIDVDAAASAFYRNKETSDSIIDVDAAASAFYRNQETSDSIIDVDAAASAFLHNEATRSKNDAGARKLSFFPSSVSHSSASAATTNDIISNNKNPYPSVNGATPIANDTAVSTPILNNITSSYEPEVTSNAPIINYISSDKPSLENSKTTSTATFTRSSVNDITTTLNTTLSSIEKLPSISTPVTSDITNTITSETVFPTSNTITVANTTTATFRSEMEPSAGSAAIVSNDSTNNSNIMPLYSASSIISSTNDSTTDVASKTESPMSNISPVTNTTYSAPSSPAESSTSSTPLVSGYISNSTSSTPVYTSSSIVPSTNYTYSDSSSQAESSTSSTPLVSGYVSNSTSSTPVYTSSSIVPSTNYTYSDSSSQAESSTSSTPLVSGYVSNSTSSTPVYTSSSIVPSINYTYSDSSSQAESFTSSSPLISSYFTNDTITNAESSSFSTTPVANYTISDTNSRMVLPIDSIIPVTNTPSKVTTSQVESVLSTSLISSNINNSTTTITEFITHRITPVTSGSASVTGDATSETEFATSSATLNTTDAINSDTYQTELPTNNTTLVTSENFNNVTTKPVSSLPSMIDTTTSTRSESELFTSNTTSVIINNTTSTATTSASSTNRPEFSTSSTTIVTNNTVTSTTNEPESSKSGIISVTSNTINNTTDDLDSPTSNITTIITNNSESSTSNTESSTSNSESSTSNSELSTSSITSITSNITISPTNSSTSAISETSTSIATTTTSSSTISTTPVTSNTATNTTNKSKSSTINTTTRTISTTSDSESSTGNTITSTIGTTSNSELTPINPSNNITTTTTSTSNSESSTSNTNSVTSELESSTSRTTTSIISASESSTSSTAISIIGTVSNSESSSSDTTTSTATTLASFTTSTATTLASFTTSTATTLASSTTSTATTVASTTTSTATTVASTTTSNATVTNNTATSIVTTTASSSTSINAPVTNDITNNITTKTESSISEITLVASDVTNTVIIKTESSTDSIYLVLSDTTDTIKTETEYPTRITSLTPSNIIGTTITEIESTTSKTIVVESYTTGVTITETAAATSRVILVESYTTGITITITEAPTASITAEETNTINLTEPNGTIIPITSVGKNATEGSPKIKVIIAGGNVETKNDTDLEYVLLFNKTKPLDTNELYALAQYANNTLLDDNYKGVVVVANEAAIESLGFFSNVLLNPESLNKTFVISSNSNNGIIVANNTETKNRGVLVSNNNLLYPGIYSPSMSSGNGASNTNNAIPVGAVNKQNEPFWFFPDNIPTILSPNSTIRTTFSNFTNTSALDNSQAPIVPIIDEDGLTQSLLYAIANASNGLIISSSNADNSTALNWSTVAVPVVFTKNTDNFAYIGKQDVPKGAIAGGYLTPIKAQVLLNIALANGVNSTESLNQIFSE, encoded by the coding sequence ATGAAGTTACAAATTACTTTAACAAGTGTATTGCTAACTTCTACTGTTTTAGCTTCACCAATCCAAAATAAAAGAGATATTAGTAACATATTGGATGCTGCTTCTCAAAAGCAATTCACCATTGCCTCACAAGTATACAGTACCCAAAATTCATTCTTACCAGAAACTTCAGATTCAATTATAGATGTTGATGCCGCTGCTAGTGCTTTTTATCGCAATAAAGAAACTTCGGATTCAATTATAGATGTTGATGCCGCTGCTAGTGCTTTTTATCGCAATCAAGAAACTTCAGATTCAATTATAGATGTTGATGCCGCTGCTAGTGCTTTTCTTCACAACGAAGCAACTAGATCAAAAAATGATGCCGGGGCAAGAAAATTAAGCTTCTTTCCATCTTCAGTGAGTCATTCGTCCGCTTCTGCAGCTACAACTAATGATATAATATCtaacaataaaaatccCTACCCATCCGTAAATGGTGCCACTCCAATTGCAAATGATACGGCTGTCTCTACGccaattttgaataatataacCTCCTCTTATGAACCAGAAGTAACTAGCAATGCCccaattataaattatatttctaGTGACAAGCCCTCTTTGGAGAACAGTAAGACCACTTCTACAGCAACTTTCACTAGGTCTTCTGTAAACGATATTACAACAACTTTAAATACAACTCTAAGCAGCATCGAAAAGCTTCCAAGTATTTCAACTCCAGTTACAAGTGATATTACTAACACTATTACAAGTGAAACGGTATTTCCTACAAGTAATACTATTACAGTTGCAAATACCACAACTGCTACATTCAGAAGCGAAATGGAACCTTCTGCAGGCAGTGCTGCTATTGTCTCAAATGACAGTACCAATAACTCTAACATTATGCCACTATATTCTGCAAGCAGCATTATTTCCAGTACCAATGATTCTACTACTGATGTTGCAAGCAAAACTGAGTCCCCTATGAGTAATATTTCACCAGTTACAAATACTACTTATTCTGCTCCTTCAAGTCCAGCTGAATCTTCCACAAGTAGTACGCCTCTAGTCTCAGGCTACATTTCTAATAGCACCTCATCTACTCCAGTGTACACCTCAAGTAGCATTGTTCCAAGTACAAATTACACTTATTCTGATTCTTCAAGTCAAGCGGAATCTTCCACAAGCAGTACGCCTCTAGTCTCAGGCTACGTTTCTAATAGCACCTCATCTACTCCAGTGTACACCTCAAGTAGCATTGTTCCAAGTACAAATTACACTTATTCTGATTCTTCAAGTCAAGCGGAATCTTCCACAAGCAGTACGCCTCTAGTCTCAGGATACGTTTCTAATAGCACCTCATCTACTCCAGTGTACACCTCAAGTAGCATTGTTCCAAGTATAAATTACACTTATTCTGATTCTTCAAGTCAAGCCGAATCTTTCACAAGTAGTTCACCTCTCATTTCAAGTTACTTTACCAACGATACTATAACTAATGCagaatcatcatcattcaGCACAACTCCAGTTGCAAATTACACTATTAGTGATACTAATAGTCGAATGGTACTTCCTATAGACAGTATTATCCCAGTCACAAACACTCCTTCAAAAGTTACCACTAGTCAAGTAGAATCAGTTTTAAGTACCAGTCTAATTTCAagcaatattaataatagcacCACAACTATAACAGAATTTATCACACACAGAATCACGCCTGTGACAAGTGGCAGTGCTAGCGTTACTGGTGACGCCACAAGTGAGACAGAATTTGCTACAAGCAGTGCTACTTTAAATACAACCGATGCTATTAACAGTGATACCTATCAAACAGAATTGCCcacaaataatactacCCTAGTAACaagtgaaaattttaataatgtcaCGACCAAACCGGTATCTTCTCTCCCATCTATGATTGATACTACTACCAGTACTAGAAGTGAATCTGAATTATTCACAAGCAACACTACCTCAGTTATAATCAACAACACTACCAGCACCGCAACCACATCAGCTTCATCCACTAACAGACCAGAATTCTCCACAAGTAGTACTACCATAGTTACAAACAATACTGTTACTAGTACCACAAACGAACCAGAATCATCTAAAAGTGGCATTATCTCAGTTACTAGTAACACTATTAACAATACTACAGACGACTTAGATTCACCCACAAGCAATATTACTACTATTATCACAAACAATTCAGAATCATCCACAAGCAATACAGAATCATCTACAAGCAATTCAGAATCATCCACAAGCAATTCAGAATTATCTACAAGTAGCATTACCTCAATTACAAGCAACATTACTATAAGTCCCACAAATAGTAGTACCTCAGCCATAAGTGAAACTTCTACTAGTATCGCAACTACAACAACATCATCTTCTACAATTAGTACTACCCCAGTTACAAGCAATACCGCTACTAATACcacaaataaatcaaaatcatctACAATTAACACTACTACCAGGACCATCAGTACCACAAGCGATTCAGAATCATCCACAGGTAACACTATTACTAGTACCATTGGTACCACAAGCAATTCAGAATTAACTCCAATAAACCCttccaataatattacaacCACAACCACATCCACAAGCAACTCAGAATCATCCACCAGCAATACCAACTCAGTTACAAGCGAATTAGAATCTTCTACAAGCCGTACTACTACTAGTATCATAAGCGCTTCAGAATCATCCACAAGCAGCACTGCCATCAGTATCATCGGTACCGTAAGTAATTCAGAATCATCCTCAAGCGACACTACCACTAGTACCGCAACCACATTGGCTTCTTTCACCACTAGTACCGCAACCACATTGGCTTCTTTCACCACTAGTACCGCAACCACATTGGCTTCTTCCACAACTAGTACCGCAACCACAGTAGCTTCTACCACAACTAGTACCGCAACCACAGTAGCTTCTACCACAACTAGTAATGCCACAGTTACAAACAACACTGCTACTAGTATCGTAACCACAACAGCATCATCTTCCACAAGTATTAATGCTCCCGTCACAAACGATATTACCAACAACATAACTACTAAAACAGAATCATCCATAAGTGAAATTACTTTAGTGGCAAGTGACGTTACTAACACTGTTATAATTAAAACAGAATCCTCCACAGATAGCATTTATCTAGTGTTAAGCGACACTACTGACACTATCAAAACTGAAACGGAATATCCTACAAGAATTACTTCTCTAACTCCAAGCAACATTATTGGTACCACAATAACTGAAATAGAATCTACTACAAGCAAAACTATTGTAGTTGAAAGTTACACTACAGGTGTTACTATAACAGAAACAGCAGCTGCTACAAGCAGAGTTATTTTAGTTGAAAGTTACACCACAGGTATCACTATTACTATAACAGAGGCACCTACAGCAAGTATTACGGCAGAAGAGACTAACACAATTAATTTGACAGAACCTAATGGCACAATTATACCAATAACATCCGTTGGAAAGAATGCAACTGAAGGCAgtccaaaaataaaagttaTTATTGCAGGTGGCAATGTTGAAACAAAAAACGATACTGATTTGGaatatgtattattattcaacaaGACAAAACCTTTAGATACAAATGAATTATATGCTTTAGCTCAATATGCAAATAATACATTACTAgatgataattataaagGTGTTGTAGTTGTTGCTAATGAAGCTGCTATTGAATCTTTAGGTTTTTTCTCTAATGTACTATTAAACCCAGAATCATTGAACAAAACATTTGTCATTTCATCGAATTCAAACAATGGTATTATTGTCGCTAATAACACAGAAACTAAGAATCGTGGTGTTCTAGTCTCCAACAATAATTTACTATATCCAGGTATCTACTCTCCCTCAATGTCTTCAGGGAATGGTGCTTCTAATACCAATAACGCAATTCCAGTCGGTGCTGTTAACAAACAAAACGAACCATTTTGGTTTTTCCCTGATAATATACCAACTATATTAAGTCCAAATTCCACAATTAGAACAACTTTTAGCAATTTCACAAACACAAGTGCATTAGATAATTCTCAAGCTCCAATTGTTCCAattattgatgaagatggATTAACACAATCTCTATTATACGCTATAGCAAATGCATCTAATGGACTGATTATTTCTTCCTCAAATGCTGACAACAGTACTGCTCTAAATTGGAGTACAGTCGCTGTTCCAGTAgtttttacaaaaaatacaGATAATTTTGCATACATTGGAAAGCAAGATGTTCCCAAGGGTGCAATTGCCGGTGGATATCTCACTCCAATTAAAGCTCAAGTTTTGTTAAATATCGCCCTAGCAAACGGTGTTAACTCTACTGAAAGTTTAAACCAAATATTCTCTGAATAA
- the CHS7 gene encoding Chs7p (similar to Saccharomyces cerevisiae CHS7 (YHR142W); ancestral locus Anc_2.94), whose amino-acid sequence MGVSNFATLCSRVPLPLCSVIKSTKHLVATNSTIVDNFDIKSLNVGILPRCYARSIELSNTIIFQVGNAFINIGALGVILIILYNIKQKFTAIGRSEYLYFFETMFMTIMFTLVVNCGVSPPGSASYPYFVAIQIGLAGAACWSLLIIGFLGFNLWEDGTTKSMTLVRGFSVLGFIANFLAAILTFKNWIEQGRIPNTDTTAFFAVVYVLNLVILFTYTVCQVLVSIYVVRNLWVTGAIFLGVAFFTIGQVVVYRFSVEVCEGVTHYLDGLFFGSICNIFTLMMLYKTWDMTTDDDLEFGVSVSKDGEVVYT is encoded by the coding sequence ATGGGAGTAAGTAATTTTGCAACCCTGTGCTCAAGAGTACCCCTTCCTTTGTGTTCAGTAATCAAATCAACCAAGCATCTAGTGGCTACAAATTCAACAATAgttgataattttgatataaaGAGTTTAAATGTGGGTATATTACCACGTTGTTACGCAagatcaattgaattatcaaacacaattatttttcaagttGGTAATGCATTCATTAATATCGGTGCCTTAGGTGTCATACTGATCATcctatataatattaaacaaaagTTCACAGCCATTGGTAGGtcagaatatttatattttttcgaAACAATGTTTATGACTATCATGTTCACATTAGTTGTAAACTGTGGTGTTTCTCCACCTGGTTCAGCTTCATATCCTTACTTTGTAGCTATACAGATTGGTCTCGCGGGTGCTGCTTGTTGGTCCCTATTAATTATTGGGTTTTTGGGTTTTAATCTTTGGGAAGACGGTACGACTAAATCGATGACTCTGGTTCGTGGATTTTCTGTTTTAGGGTTTATTGCAAATTTCCTGGCTGCTATATTAACCTTCAAAAATTGGATTGAACAAGGACGTATTCCTAACACAGACACCACAGCATTCTTTGCTGTTGTTTATGTATTAAACTTGGTTATTCTATTCACCTATACTGTTTGCCAAGTATTAGTCTCCATCTACGTGGTTAGAAATTTATGGGTTACCGGTGCCATCTTCTTGGGTGTAGCATTTTTTACCATTGGTCAAGTTGTTGTGTATAGATTTTCTGTTGAGGTTTGCGAGGGGGTTACTCATTATTTAGACGGGTTATTCTTCGGTAGTATTTGCAATATTTTCACTCTAATGATGCTCTACAAAACTTGGGATATGACAactgatgatgatttagaatttgGCGTTTCAGTTAGTAAGGATGGTGAAGTTGTTTACACATAA